In Drosophila santomea strain STO CAGO 1482 chromosome 2L, Prin_Dsan_1.1, whole genome shotgun sequence, a single window of DNA contains:
- the LOC120458130 gene encoding uncharacterized protein LOC120458130 — translation MSNTSVRPIPTLKGIFSVPRVTQSRNFLKENKVSLRSLEKSTSQKLAAKEPVRPKWMPSLRRTSSEMGESKMEKPAARGKPEKQNSLQNGRSTSRSQHQLAVAVPADGERFDGLEERNPILYDHDPSEDFESDNLLESSSDPAVDRCQSCGTNRSSTSIAIQTEDITDEIYLTNALKKCNFDARSIMEESGTKYGENYKPMQYEEDLEQLPLSARSSSSKQSRFHMSEMEAMPMTEAEATNYGASDDEAPLSARSRFTTASNVTTITSKSKRREHKLGSRDEVRLPRYLEKQKREKAVAKQLAESLDPDCPRGHVLLSDQDRLTHLTNAKKRYEQLVNELNHMPMTAQTLRVRNRKAEIDKELTTVEEDIRIYSKAKVFVLANKSRHL, via the exons ATGTCGAATACTTCAGTTCGCCCGATTCCAACACTAAAGGGCATCTTTTCGGTGCCGC GCGTCACACAGTCCCGAAACTTCCTAAAGGAAAACAAGGTGAGCTTGCGCTCGCTGGAGAAGTCCACCAGCCAGAAGTTGGCTGCTAAGGAGCCAGTTCGCCCGAAATGGATGCCCTCGCTGCGACGCACTTCCTCCGAGATGGGGGAGTCGAAGATGGAGAAACCGGCAGCTAGGGGAAAACCCGAAAAACAGAACTCGTTGCAGAACGGCCGCAGCACCTCTCGCTCACAGCACCAACTCGCCGTGGCCGTTCCTGCGGATGGCGAACGCTTCGATGGCCTGGAAGAGCGCAATCCCATCTTATATGACCATGACCCGTCCGAAGATTTTGAATCCGATAATCTCTTAGAGTCTTCTTCGGATCCAGCCGTAGATCGCTGTCAATCATGTGGCACGAATCGAAGCTCCACCAGCATAGCCATTCAAACTGAGGACATTACTGACGAGATCTATCTAACAAATGCTCTAAAAAA GTGCAACTTTGATGCCAGATCTATAATGGAGGAATCCGGTACAAAGTACGGAGAAAACTACAAACCAATGCAATACGAGGAAGATTTGGAACAGCTGCCGCTTTCAGCGCGTTCAAGCTCTTCGAAGCAGAGTCGCTTCCATATGTCCGAAATGGAGGCAATGCCCATGACCGAGGCCGAGGCCACAAACTACGGAGCTTCGGACGACGAGGCACCACTTAGTGCCCGTAGTCGCTTCACAACGGCCTCCAATGTCACCACCATCACCTCTAAGTCAAAGCGTCGTGAACATAAACTAGGAT CCCGAGATGAGGTGCGCTTGCCGCGTTACCTGGAAAAGCAGAAGCGCGAAAAGGCAGTGGCCAAGCAGCTTGCGGAATCGCTGGATCCCGACTGTCCCCGTGGCCATGTATTGCTCAGCGATCAGGACCGACTGACGCACCTCACTAATGCTAAGAAAC GCTATGAACAGCTTGTCAATGAACTGAACCACATGCCCATGACCGCGCAGACGCTGAGGGTGCGCAACAGAAAGGCGGAAATCGACAAGGAGCTAACCACCGTGGAGGAGGACATCCGTATATACTCCAAAGCAAAGGTCTTCGTGTTGGCCAACAAGTCGCGCCACTTGTGA